In one Choloepus didactylus isolate mChoDid1 chromosome 1, mChoDid1.pri, whole genome shotgun sequence genomic region, the following are encoded:
- the LOC119529758 gene encoding keratin-associated protein 12-4-like isoform X2, which yields MWHSSCSAVCQPACSGSPCCPPPGCGVPCCRPASCVALLCRPVCSVGASCHPGCCVPSPCQAACCVPVCCKPAPAVCMAPSCQSSCCCQPSCPALLCRPVCCSTPAWC from the exons ATGTGGCACAGCAGCTGTTCCGCTGTCTGCCAGCCGGCCTGCTCCGGGTCCCCGTGCTGCCCACCCCCGGGCTGCGGGGTCCCCTGCTGCCGCCCGGCTTCCTGCGTGGCTCTGCTGTGCCGGCCCGTGTGCAGCGTGGGCGCCTCCTGCCA CCCGGGCTGCTGCGTGCCCAGCCCCTGCCAGGCGGCCTGCTGTGTGCCCGTGTGCTGCAAGCCCGCC CCTGCCGTGTGCATGGCTCCCTCCTGCCAGTCCTCCTGCTGCTGCCAgccctcctgccctgccctcctctgCAGACCTGTCTGCTGCAGCACCCCTGCCTGGTGCTGA
- the LOC119529791 gene encoding keratin-associated protein 12-1-like yields MCHTSCSAVCHPGCCVPSPCQAACCVPVCCKPTVCEPVCCKPAVCVPVCCKPAVCVPVCCKPAVCVPLCCKPAVCVAPSCQPSCPALLCSPVSCGTPACC; encoded by the exons ATGTGCCACACCAGCTGCTCCGCTGTCTGCCA CCCGGGCTGCTGCGTGCCCAGCCCCTGCCAGGCAGCctgctgtgtgcctgtgtgctGCAAGCCCACCGTGTGCGAGCCCGTGTGCTGCAAGCCCGCCGTGTGTGTGCCCGTGTGCTGCAAGCCAGCTGTGTGCGTGCCCGTGTGCTGCAAGCCCGCTGTGTGCGTGCCCCTGTGCTGCAAGCCTGCCGTGTGTGTGGCCCCCTCCTGCCAGCCCTCCTGCCCCGCCCTCCTCTGCAGTCCTGTCTCCTGTGGCACCCCTGCCTGCTGCTGA
- the LOC119529752 gene encoding keratin-associated protein 12-1-like → MCNTSCSAACQPACSGSPCCPALGCGVPCCRPASCVALLCQPVCGVGASCQAACCVPVCCKPAVCVPVCCKPAVCEPMCCKPAVCVVPSCQSSSCCQPSCPALLCSPVCCSTPASC, encoded by the coding sequence ATGTGCAACACCAGCTGCTCCGCTGCCTGCCAGCCGGCCTGCTCCGGGTCCCCGTGCTGCCCAGCCCTGGGCTGTGGGGTCCCCTGCTGCCGCCCGGCCTCCTGCGTGGCTCTGCTGTGCCAGCCCGTGTGCGGCGTGGGTGCCTCCTGCCAGGCAGCCTGCTGTGTGCCCGTGTGCTGCAAGCCCGCCGTGTGCGTGCCTGTGTGCTGCAAGCCCGCCGTGTGCGAGCCCATGTGCTGCAAGCCCGCCGTGTGCGTGGTCCCCTCCTGCCAGTCCTCCTCCTGCTGCCAgccctcctgccctgccctcctctgCAGTCCTGTCTGCTGCAGCACCCCTGCCTCGTGCTGA
- the LOC119529758 gene encoding keratin-associated protein 12-1-like isoform X1 has translation MWHSSCSAVCQPACCQTSSCSPGCCVPSPCQAACCVPVCCKPAVCEPVCCKPAVCVPVCCKPAVCVPVCCKPAVCMAPSCQSSCCCQPSCPALLCRPVCCSTPAWC, from the exons ATGTGGCACAGCAGCTGTTCCGCTGTCTGCCAGCCGGCCTGCT GCCAGACCTCTTCCTGCAGCCCGGGCTGCTGCGTGCCCAGCCCCTGCCAGGCGGCCTGCTGTGTGCCCGTGTGCTGCAAGCCCGCCGTGTGTGAGCCCGTGTGCTGCAAGCCCGCCGTGTGCGTGCCCGTGTGCTGCAAGCCCGCCGTGTGTGTGCCCGTGTGCTGCAAGCCTGCCGTGTGCATGGCTCCCTCCTGCCAGTCCTCCTGCTGCTGCCAgccctcctgccctgccctcctctgCAGACCTGTCTGCTGCAGCACCCCTGCCTGGTGCTGA